A single genomic interval of Arthrobacter sp. NicSoilB8 harbors:
- a CDS encoding cupin domain-containing protein, which yields METTLVGTLSKAGSIHKVENGYIGLPSMNEPGTVAAIGDSLHNPEGSVMSAGFFELKASEPLVYTYTYDEMKVVIKGEFILTDQTTGDVTHAKERDVLFFPKGTTVKFETPEYGLGFFAGDRTFEP from the coding sequence ATGGAAACCACCCTCGTAGGAACACTGAGCAAGGCCGGATCCATCCACAAGGTAGAAAACGGCTACATCGGACTGCCGTCGATGAACGAGCCCGGGACGGTCGCTGCGATCGGCGATTCCCTCCACAACCCAGAGGGCTCGGTCATGTCCGCCGGGTTCTTCGAACTGAAGGCCTCCGAGCCGCTGGTGTACACGTACACCTACGACGAAATGAAGGTCGTCATCAAGGGTGAATTCATCCTCACGGACCAGACGACGGGAGACGTGACGCACGCCAAGGAGCGCGATGTGCTGTTCTTCCCCAAGGGCACCACCGTCAAGTTCGAGACCCCCGAGTACGGCCTGGGGTTCTTCGCCGGCGACCGCACCTTCGAGCCGTAA